One genomic window of Streptomyces sp. WP-1 includes the following:
- a CDS encoding cyclopropane-fatty-acyl-phospholipid synthase family protein, with protein sequence MTTTRTPVRTGAAQRLAALAEDTLGGPLPVRLRAWDGSSTGPADAPVVVVRSRRALRRLLWQPGELGLAQAYVTGELDVEGDLAEGLRAMWTAVRERGLHTPTPSAADRARMIGEALRLGALGPRPPAPATQARLRGGLHSKARDRAAISHHYDLSNDFYRLLLDDTMAYSCGYWPDTEPPIGSADAQRAKLELVCRKLGLVPGGRLLDIGCGWGSLALYAAEVHKAQVTAVTLAREQAAYVREQVRERRLGHRVDVVCQDYRDITGSAYDAVATIEMGEHVGDDEYPAFAAALHRLVRPRGRVLVQQMSRGTRAPGGGAFIEAYIAPDMHMRPIGETVGLLETAGLEVCSVESLREHYARTVDAWHRRLEERRHDVVRLVGEETARVWRLYLVGGALAFRERRMGVDQILCVRPTTDGDSGLTAAETADWYRNLGAT encoded by the coding sequence ATGACCACCACCCGCACCCCGGTCCGCACCGGGGCCGCGCAACGGCTCGCCGCCCTCGCGGAGGACACGCTCGGCGGCCCGCTGCCCGTGCGGCTGCGCGCCTGGGACGGCAGCTCGACCGGCCCCGCGGACGCCCCCGTGGTCGTCGTACGCTCCCGGCGCGCGCTGCGCCGCCTGCTGTGGCAGCCCGGCGAACTCGGCCTCGCCCAGGCGTATGTCACCGGCGAACTCGACGTCGAGGGCGATCTGGCCGAGGGGCTCCGTGCCATGTGGACCGCCGTACGGGAGCGCGGCCTGCACACGCCGACGCCCTCGGCGGCCGACCGGGCGCGCATGATCGGCGAGGCTCTGCGACTCGGCGCCCTCGGCCCGCGCCCGCCCGCCCCCGCCACCCAGGCCCGGCTGCGCGGCGGCCTGCACAGCAAGGCCCGGGACCGGGCCGCGATCAGCCACCACTACGACCTGTCCAACGACTTCTACCGCCTCCTGCTCGACGACACCATGGCCTACTCCTGCGGCTACTGGCCCGATACGGAGCCCCCGATCGGCTCGGCCGACGCGCAGCGCGCCAAACTGGAACTGGTCTGCCGCAAGCTCGGCCTCGTGCCCGGCGGCCGCCTGCTCGACATCGGCTGCGGCTGGGGCTCGCTCGCCTTGTACGCGGCCGAAGTGCACAAGGCGCAGGTCACCGCCGTCACCCTGGCCCGGGAACAAGCCGCGTACGTCCGCGAGCAGGTACGGGAACGGCGGCTGGGGCACCGGGTCGACGTGGTGTGCCAGGACTACCGGGACATCACCGGCTCCGCCTACGACGCCGTCGCCACCATCGAGATGGGCGAACACGTCGGGGACGACGAGTACCCCGCCTTCGCCGCCGCCCTGCACCGGCTGGTCCGCCCGCGCGGACGCGTCCTGGTCCAGCAGATGTCCCGGGGCACCCGCGCACCGGGCGGCGGCGCGTTCATCGAGGCGTACATCGCCCCCGACATGCACATGCGGCCGATCGGGGAGACCGTCGGGCTCCTGGAGACGGCCGGGCTGGAGGTGTGCTCGGTGGAGTCGCTGCGCGAGCACTACGCGCGCACCGTCGACGCCTGGCACCGCAGGCTGGAAGAGCGCCGGCACGACGTGGTGCGCCTGGTCGGCGAGGAGACGGCCCGGGTGTGGCGGCTGTACCTGGTCGGCGGGGCCCTGGCCTTCCGGGAGCGCCGCATGGGCGTGGACCAGATCCTGTGCGTCCGGCCCACCACCGACGGCGACAGCGGTCTGACGGCCGCCGAGACCGCCGACTGGTACCGGAACCTGGGGGCGACGTGA
- a CDS encoding cyclopropane-fatty-acyl-phospholipid synthase family protein, with product MTTIEDRPATRHPRTTPVDAGRWPDVAAVPGASWPVRAVTAAVLERALRQLPLRVRFADGTILGLGGPLIAVYDRKAFHSRIGTSGLIGFGESYLAGEWDAPDLVGALTVLAAHSADLIPPGLQRLRGLWAQRQPHAQRNTPDGSRTNISRHYDLSNDLFATFLDETLSYSSAVFRGFPADRSLLAAAQRRKTDRLLDLAEVREGTRLLEIGTGWGELALRAAARGAHVTSLTLSREQRELALRRVREAGYDDRVSIELCDYRDAHGTYDAVVSVEMIEAVGAEFWPLYFRTLDERLAPGGRLALQAITMPHERMLAGRDTYTWIQKYVFPGGLIPSTTAVEETVRDHTGLAFAARDGFGAHYAETLRLWRERFTDRADDVAALGFDETFRRLWTFYLAYSEAGFRSGYLDVQQYLFTKEDPAR from the coding sequence CTGGAACGCGCCCTGCGGCAACTGCCCCTGCGCGTACGGTTCGCCGACGGCACCATCCTCGGCCTGGGCGGACCACTGATAGCGGTGTACGACCGGAAGGCGTTCCACTCCCGCATCGGCACCAGCGGGCTGATCGGGTTCGGCGAGTCCTACCTGGCGGGGGAGTGGGACGCCCCGGACCTGGTCGGCGCGCTCACGGTCCTCGCCGCCCACTCGGCCGACCTGATCCCGCCCGGCCTGCAACGGCTGCGCGGCCTGTGGGCGCAGCGCCAACCTCACGCGCAACGCAACACCCCCGACGGGTCGCGTACCAACATCAGCCGCCACTACGACCTGTCCAACGACCTGTTCGCGACGTTCCTCGACGAGACGCTCAGCTATTCCTCGGCCGTGTTCCGCGGCTTCCCCGCCGACCGCTCGCTGCTGGCGGCCGCCCAGCGGCGCAAGACCGACCGGCTGCTGGACCTGGCCGAGGTGCGCGAGGGCACCCGGCTGCTGGAGATCGGCACCGGCTGGGGCGAACTGGCGCTGCGGGCCGCCGCCCGCGGCGCGCACGTCACCTCGCTCACCCTGTCCCGGGAGCAACGCGAACTGGCACTGCGACGGGTACGCGAGGCCGGGTACGACGACCGCGTCTCGATCGAACTGTGCGACTACCGCGACGCGCACGGCACCTACGACGCCGTCGTCAGCGTGGAGATGATCGAGGCCGTCGGCGCGGAGTTCTGGCCCCTCTACTTCCGGACCCTCGACGAACGCCTGGCACCCGGCGGCCGGCTGGCCCTCCAGGCGATCACCATGCCGCACGAGCGGATGCTGGCCGGCCGCGACACGTACACCTGGATCCAGAAGTACGTCTTCCCCGGCGGCCTCATCCCCTCGACGACGGCCGTCGAGGAGACGGTCCGCGACCACACGGGTCTCGCCTTCGCCGCGCGGGACGGCTTCGGCGCGCACTACGCCGAGACGCTGCGCCTGTGGCGGGAGCGGTTCACGGACCGTGCCGACGACGTCGCCGCACTCGGCTTCGACGAGACCTTCCGCCGCTTGTGGACCTTCTACCTGGCCTATTCCGAGGCGGGTTTCCGCTCCGGATACCTCGATGTCCAGCAGTACCTGTTCACCAAGGAGGACCCGGCCCGATGA